CCAGAACAGCAACGTCACCGTCGGCTCGCTGGGTGATCTGCCTGCCGCGACGGGCCAGCAGATCACCGTGCCGCTCAATGCGCAGTCGCAACTCGCCAGCGTGCCGGAGTTCGAGCAGATCGCGCTCACCACCGCCGAGGATGGCTCTACCGTCTATCTCGGCGATGTCTCCCGCATCGAGATCAACTCCGAAGACCTCGGCTCCAGCTCGCGGTTCGACGGCCACCCCGCCGCCGGTTTCGGCGTCAACCTCGCCACTGGGGCCAATGCGGTAGAGACCGCCGCGGCGGTGCGGGCGACCATCGACAAGCTTGCCTCCGCCCTGCCCGAAGGCGTCACGGTGGCCTACCCCTATGACACCTCGCCCTTTGTCGAGGAGTCGATCAATCAGGTCTACCACACGCTCGGCGAAGCGATCGTGCTGGTCTTTCTGGTGATCCTGATCTTCCTGCAAAGCTGGCGCGCGACGCTGATCCCGACCATCGCCGTGCCCATCGTTCTGCTTGGCACCTTCGGGGTCCTCGCGGTCTTTGGCATGTCGATCAACACGCTGACCATGTTCGCATTGGTGCTGGCCATCGGTCTGCTGGTCGATGACGCCATCGTGGTGGTCGAGAACGTCGAGCGGATCATGGAAGAGGAAAAGCTCGGCCCGGTGGAAGCCACCGAAAAGAGCATGGATGAGATCTCGGGCGCGCTGGTGGGCATCGTGCTGGTGCTCTCGGCGGTGTTCCTGCCCATGGCCTTCATGTCCGGCTCCACCGGCATCATTTACCGGCAGTTCTCGGTCACCATCATCTCGGCCATGGTGCTGTCGCTCTTCGTGGCGCTGATCCTCACCCCGGCCATGTGCGCCAGCCTGCTCAAACCCAGCCACGGCGAGGCGCGCTTTGCCCCTGCGCGCTGGTTCAACCGCGGCGTCGGCGGCGTCACCTCCGGCTACACCGGCGCGGTGAACCGCCTCGTCCGCCGCCCCTTCCGCATGTTCATCGTGCTGATCGCGGTCGGCTTTGGCGCGGGCTATGTCTACACCTCGCTGCCCTCTTCCTTCGTGCCGACCGAAGATCAGGGTGTGCTGATGGCCATGGTGCAACTGCCCGACAACGCCACCCGCGTGCAGACCGAACAGGCGGTCGAGCAGGTCGAGGACTACATGCTCAACAACCAGTCCGACAACGTCGACGCGGTCTTCGCGGCGGTCGGCTTCAGCTTCGGCGGTTCGGGCCAGAACAACGCCATGATGTTCATCCGCCTCAAGGACTTCGAAGAGCGCGAGGGCATGGGCGCAGGCGATATCGCCATGGCCGCCAACATGCATTTCGGCGGCAACAGCATGGGGCAGATCATCTTCATGCAACCGCCCGCCATTCAGGGCATGGGCTCGTCCTCGGGCTTCGACATGTATCTCGTCGACGATGGTGGCAATGGCACCGAGGCGCTGCACGAGGCCGCCGACACGCTGGTCGCGAAAGCGCAGGAGACCGGCATCCTGACCGGGCTGCGCGGCAATGACGCCGCCTCCAAGACCTCGATGCAACTCGATATCGACCGCCAGAAGGCGCAGGCTTTCGGGCTGACGATCTCGCAGGTCAACGCGATGCTTTCCACAATCTTTGCGGGAAGTTATGTCAATGACTTCACCCTAAACGACAAGCTGCGCGAGGTCATCGTGCAGGGCGACACCGAGTTCCGCATGCAGCCGGACGACATCACCAAATGGTTCGCCCGCAACAGCGACGACGAGATGGTGCCCTTTGGGGCCTTCATCGACCAGAGCTGGGACCAGACCGCCGCGAGCCTTGGCCGCTACGGGGGCACCAATGCTATCGAGATCACGGGCGATGTGGTCACCGGCGTCTCGAGCGGCGACGGCATGGCTAAGATGGAAGAACTGGTCGCCGATCTGCCGGGCACTTACAGCGCCGCTTGGGTCGGCCTGTCACTGCAAGAACAGGTCTCGGGCAACCAAGAGCCGATGCTCTATTCGCTCTCGGCGCTGGTGGTCTTCCTCTGCCTCGCCGCGCTTTACGAAAGCTGGACCGTGCCGTTTGCGGTGATGCTCTCGGTGCCCGTCGGCATCCTCGGCGCGCTCATTGCGGCGCAGATCTTTGGCCAGTCGAACGACGTCTACTTCAAGGTCGGCATGCTGACCACCATCGGCCTTGCCGCGCGCAACGCCATC
This portion of the Salipiger sp. CCB-MM3 genome encodes:
- a CDS encoding efflux RND transporter permease subunit → MARFFIHRPVFAWVLAIIVMLAGWFGLSSLPISQYPQIAPTTVRISANYSGATSTTVANSVTSVIEDGLTGLDGLTYMTSTSSSGSSSISLVFDETVDPDMAQVQVQNKLQLVQSSLPEAVTSTGVSVTRSTSSILLVGALVSEDGSYDQTELGDILDRTIKDPVQRTDGVGSINSFSAPYAMRIWLDPDKLYKYGLTANDVTDAVSDQNSNVTVGSLGDLPAATGQQITVPLNAQSQLASVPEFEQIALTTAEDGSTVYLGDVSRIEINSEDLGSSSRFDGHPAAGFGVNLATGANAVETAAAVRATIDKLASALPEGVTVAYPYDTSPFVEESINQVYHTLGEAIVLVFLVILIFLQSWRATLIPTIAVPIVLLGTFGVLAVFGMSINTLTMFALVLAIGLLVDDAIVVVENVERIMEEEKLGPVEATEKSMDEISGALVGIVLVLSAVFLPMAFMSGSTGIIYRQFSVTIISAMVLSLFVALILTPAMCASLLKPSHGEARFAPARWFNRGVGGVTSGYTGAVNRLVRRPFRMFIVLIAVGFGAGYVYTSLPSSFVPTEDQGVLMAMVQLPDNATRVQTEQAVEQVEDYMLNNQSDNVDAVFAAVGFSFGGSGQNNAMMFIRLKDFEEREGMGAGDIAMAANMHFGGNSMGQIIFMQPPAIQGMGSSSGFDMYLVDDGGNGTEALHEAADTLVAKAQETGILTGLRGNDAASKTSMQLDIDRQKAQAFGLTISQVNAMLSTIFAGSYVNDFTLNDKLREVIVQGDTEFRMQPDDITKWFARNSDDEMVPFGAFIDQSWDQTAASLGRYGGTNAIEITGDVVTGVSSGDGMAKMEELVADLPGTYSAAWVGLSLQEQVSGNQEPMLYSLSALVVFLCLAALYESWTVPFAVMLSVPVGILGALIAAQIFGQSNDVYFKVGMLTTIGLAARNAILIVEFAEGLRKDGQSLLEATLVAAKQRLRPIMMTTLAFMLGILPLAIATGAGANAQNSIGIGMLGGITFSALFGIVMVPVFYVAVMLLVGKFKRKETAQ